Proteins encoded by one window of Dialister pneumosintes:
- the lepB gene encoding signal peptidase I codes for MGDFMHEVLDWLYSIVVALILAMIIHIFIFVPTRVSGESMYPSLQNGQYLIVSKIGHVLHKDVNYKDIVIIDSRVQRERTWADDVLEPLDNYLSIFSHNSQQHNIWVKRVIGKSGDELAFHDGYVYRNGEKLEEAYIKEPMEFSMDGTYVVPEGMVFVMGDNRNHSSDSRFIGAVPLDHVLGTVAFQL; via the coding sequence ATGGGGGATTTTATGCATGAAGTGTTAGATTGGCTGTATTCTATCGTTGTAGCCTTAATTTTAGCTATGATTATTCATATCTTTATTTTTGTACCTACTCGAGTTTCGGGAGAATCTATGTATCCATCTTTGCAAAATGGACAATATTTAATTGTGTCGAAAATAGGGCATGTTTTGCATAAAGATGTTAATTATAAAGATATAGTTATTATTGATAGCCGTGTACAAAGAGAAAGAACTTGGGCAGATGATGTATTAGAACCCTTAGACAATTATTTATCCATTTTTAGTCATAATTCACAACAACATAATATTTGGGTGAAAAGAGTAATTGGAAAAAGTGGAGATGAGCTTGCTTTTCATGATGGATATGTGTATCGTAATGGAGAAAAATTAGAAGAAGCTTATATTAAAGAACCTATGGAATTTTCTATGGATGGAACCTATGTAGTACCGGAAGGAATGGTATTTGTAATGGGTGATAATAGGAATCATAGTAGTGATAGCCGATTTATTGGCGCAGTACCATTGGATCATGTACTAGGAACAGTTGCCTTTCAATTATAG
- a CDS encoding amino acid ABC transporter ATP-binding protein produces METINNNTPYLINVDHISKSFQKTEVLKDVTLKVKPKEVAVIIGPSGSGKSTLLRCINGLEMPTKGTITFDNIPLNSEENLNKVRVEVGMVFQRFNLFPHMSVINNIMLAPMKIRKMSRDEAYERGIALLDKVGLKDKATSMPSQLSGGQQQRVAIARALAMKPKALLFDEPTSALDPEMVHDVLDIMKEVALEGMTMVVVTHEMGFAREVGTRVLFVDQGSILEEGIPEAIFNHAKEERTKNFLSKVL; encoded by the coding sequence ATGGAAACAATAAATAATAATACTCCCTATTTAATTAATGTAGACCATATAAGTAAATCATTCCAAAAGACAGAAGTATTAAAGGATGTAACACTTAAAGTAAAACCTAAAGAAGTGGCTGTTATTATTGGACCTTCCGGTTCCGGTAAAAGTACTTTATTACGTTGTATTAATGGATTAGAAATGCCGACTAAAGGAACAATTACTTTTGATAACATTCCCTTAAATAGTGAAGAAAATTTAAATAAAGTGCGTGTTGAAGTAGGTATGGTATTTCAACGCTTTAACTTATTTCCACATATGTCGGTTATTAATAATATCATGTTGGCACCTATGAAAATTAGAAAAATGAGTAGAGATGAAGCATATGAACGTGGTATTGCGTTATTAGATAAAGTAGGACTAAAAGATAAAGCCACCTCTATGCCGTCTCAACTTTCCGGAGGACAGCAACAACGTGTAGCTATTGCACGTGCTTTAGCTATGAAACCTAAAGCGCTCTTATTTGATGAACCTACATCGGCTTTGGATCCGGAAATGGTACATGATGTACTGGATATTATGAAAGAAGTTGCACTTGAAGGCATGACAATGGTAGTAGTTACTCATGAAATGGGATTTGCAAGAGAAGTAGGCACAAGAGTTCTTTTTGTCGATCAAGGTTCTATTCTTGAAGAAGGAATACCTGAAGCCATTTTTAATCATGCTAAAGAAGAGAGAACAAAGAATTTCTTATCAAAAGTTTTATAA
- a CDS encoding amino acid ABC transporter permease produces MDLELIEKSLPFLLQGALITIEITMLSVGIGFFIGLFTGIARISRVRLLRITATIYADGIRGTPLLIQIFLIYFALPVVLGMHINPFVAAVTACGINSGAYVSEIFRAGIQSIDIGQMEAGRSLGLTWWQTMYYILLPQAFRNILPPLGNEFITMLKDSSLVSVIGFEELTRRGQLVIAQTYASFEIWMTVAVLYLIMTLVIARFISYMEGK; encoded by the coding sequence ATGGATTTGGAATTAATTGAAAAATCTTTGCCTTTCCTTTTGCAAGGGGCACTCATAACGATAGAAATTACTATGCTTAGCGTTGGTATAGGCTTTTTTATTGGACTATTTACGGGAATAGCTAGAATTTCTAGAGTTAGATTGCTTAGAATTACAGCGACTATATATGCAGACGGAATTAGAGGTACTCCATTGCTGATTCAGATTTTTTTAATTTATTTTGCTTTACCTGTAGTTTTAGGTATGCATATTAATCCGTTTGTTGCTGCTGTTACTGCTTGTGGTATTAATAGTGGCGCCTATGTTTCTGAAATTTTTAGGGCAGGCATACAATCTATTGATATTGGACAAATGGAAGCAGGGCGTTCTTTAGGGCTTACTTGGTGGCAGACGATGTATTATATTCTTCTTCCACAAGCTTTTCGCAATATCCTTCCTCCGCTAGGTAATGAATTTATCACTATGCTTAAAGATTCATCATTGGTTTCGGTTATTGGTTTTGAAGAGCTTACGAGACGTGGACAGTTGGTTATAGCCCAAACATATGCATCTTTTGAAATTTGGATGACGGTTGCTGTCTTATATTTAATCATGACATTGGTTATTGCAAGATTTATATCTTATATGGAGGGAAAATAA
- the glpX gene encoding class II fructose-bisphosphatase — translation MDRQLSLEFVRVTEQAAIKSGRLMGCGDKEGADQLAVDGMHEAFSKTAVSGTVVIGEGELDEAPMLYIGEHVGAGGEAIDIAVDPVEGTNLVAKGKDGAIAVMAVAPAGSLLHAPDMYMYKICVGPRAKGRINIDAPVAVNLKNVAEAMNREIADLTVVTLDRERHAGIIRECREAGARIRLITDGDVAPAVECGIQGSGIHMVIGQGGAPEGVLAAVGLKCLGGDMQARLLPHNEEEINRMRAMGIEDPSRVFTIDDLVKGDDCIFSATAITDCNFLKGVRYFDNGCRTSTMLLRYKTGTVRFIDTVHRFGENKPIVKL, via the coding sequence ATGGATAGGCAGTTGTCTTTGGAGTTTGTACGTGTTACTGAACAAGCTGCAATCAAGAGTGGTCGTTTAATGGGATGTGGAGATAAAGAAGGCGCAGATCAATTAGCTGTTGATGGGATGCATGAAGCGTTTTCTAAAACAGCTGTTTCAGGCACAGTAGTAATTGGTGAAGGCGAATTAGATGAAGCACCTATGTTGTATATTGGCGAGCACGTTGGGGCAGGTGGAGAAGCTATTGATATTGCAGTCGACCCTGTAGAAGGTACTAATTTAGTGGCTAAAGGAAAAGACGGGGCGATTGCAGTTATGGCAGTTGCTCCGGCTGGAAGTTTACTTCATGCTCCTGATATGTATATGTATAAGATTTGTGTAGGACCAAGAGCAAAAGGTCGCATTAATATTGATGCTCCTGTTGCTGTTAATCTTAAAAATGTTGCGGAAGCAATGAATAGAGAAATAGCAGATCTTACAGTAGTAACTCTTGATAGAGAACGTCATGCGGGTATTATTCGCGAATGCAGAGAAGCCGGTGCGCGCATTCGTTTAATTACGGATGGGGACGTGGCACCTGCTGTTGAATGTGGAATTCAAGGTAGCGGTATTCATATGGTTATTGGACAGGGAGGTGCACCGGAAGGTGTATTAGCTGCAGTTGGACTAAAATGTTTAGGTGGAGATATGCAAGCAAGATTACTTCCTCATAATGAAGAAGAAATTAATCGTATGCGTGCAATGGGAATTGAAGATCCTTCTAGAGTCTTTACAATTGATGACCTTGTAAAAGGAGATGATTGTATTTTTTCAGCAACTGCTATTACCGATTGTAATTTTTTAAAAGGTGTAAGATATTTTGATAATGGATGTCGTACATCTACCATGCTTCTTAGATATAAAACAGGTACAGTACGATTTATAGATACAGTTCATCGTTTTGGTGAAAATAAACCGATAGTTAAACTATAA
- a CDS encoding LL-diaminopimelate aminotransferase, with product MAYCNEAFIELQGAYLFAEIRNRIDAYKKLHSNTNIISLGIGDVTQPLAPVVIKAMQKAVFEMGNIETFRGYGPEQGYSFLREAIVNGDFKSRGIDLEPSEIFVSDGVKCDVGNMQDIFAESSLVAVTDPVYPVYVDSNVMAGRGGKFVNGNYQRIIYMPCYEECAFKPSLPIHDPQIIYLCSPNNPTGSVFTHKDLTMWVKYAQQTGSVIFFDAAYEAFITDKDLPHSIYEIEGAKEVAIEFRSYSKSAGFTGVRCGYCVVPHALMLETQSGEKISANELWNRRQCTKFNGCSYIVQRGAEALYTEEGKAQVQATINIYRENAHMILEGLMEVGLTSSGGKNSPYIWVTVPEGMTSWEFFDLLLQQAGVVCTPGAGFGPCGAGYIRLTAFNTPENTQEAVQRLKKLLKKGES from the coding sequence ATGGCGTATTGTAATGAGGCGTTTATTGAACTTCAGGGAGCTTATCTGTTTGCTGAAATTAGAAATAGAATAGATGCATATAAAAAACTACATTCGAATACTAATATTATTTCATTAGGGATTGGTGATGTGACACAACCCTTAGCGCCTGTGGTTATTAAGGCAATGCAAAAAGCTGTTTTTGAAATGGGAAATATAGAAACTTTTAGGGGATATGGACCTGAACAAGGATATTCGTTTTTACGTGAGGCTATTGTAAATGGTGATTTTAAATCACGTGGTATTGATTTAGAACCTTCTGAAATTTTTGTTAGTGATGGAGTAAAATGTGATGTAGGGAATATGCAAGACATATTTGCAGAATCCTCTCTTGTTGCAGTAACAGATCCTGTATATCCCGTATATGTTGACAGCAATGTTATGGCAGGACGGGGTGGAAAATTTGTGAATGGTAATTATCAAAGAATTATCTATATGCCTTGCTATGAAGAATGTGCATTTAAACCAAGTTTACCTATACATGATCCTCAAATTATTTATTTATGTTCTCCTAATAATCCGACAGGATCTGTCTTTACTCATAAAGACTTAACTATGTGGGTTAAATATGCACAACAAACAGGATCTGTCATTTTCTTTGATGCAGCGTATGAAGCATTTATCACAGATAAAGACTTGCCTCATAGTATTTATGAAATTGAAGGAGCTAAAGAAGTAGCTATTGAGTTTAGATCCTATTCTAAAAGTGCAGGATTTACTGGTGTTCGATGTGGTTATTGTGTAGTTCCTCATGCATTGATGTTAGAAACACAATCCGGAGAGAAGATAAGTGCCAATGAATTGTGGAATCGTCGTCAATGTACCAAATTTAATGGCTGTTCTTATATTGTGCAACGTGGAGCAGAAGCACTTTATACTGAGGAAGGAAAAGCACAAGTACAAGCCACTATAAATATATATCGTGAAAATGCACATATGATTTTAGAAGGGCTTATGGAAGTCGGTTTAACATCCTCGGGGGGAAAAAATAGCCCTTATATCTGGGTAACAGTTCCGGAAGGAATGACAAGTTGGGAATTTTTTGACTTGCTTTTGCAGCAAGCAGGTGTTGTTTGTACACCGGGTGCCGGATTTGGTCCTTGTGGAGCAGGTTATATTCGATTAACCGCATTTAATACTCCAGAAAATACTCAAGAAGCAGTACAACGTTTAAAAAAATTATTGAAAAAAGGGGAATCGTAA
- the ychF gene encoding redox-regulated ATPase YchF: protein MSTNLQIGIVGLPNVGKSTLFNAITKAGAEAANFPFCTIEPNVGVVEVPDHRIYDLSKLFNTKKIVPAFTRFVDIAGLVSGASKGEGLGNQFLSHIRETDAIAHVVRCFESDDIVHVEGSVDPIRDMEIINTELCLADLDSIEKKKTKTAKLAQTGNKEAKALLPTYEKVFNALADGKPARVVDLTDEDKELLQELNLITLKPVLYVLNTAEDDIADPMSNSLVQKVSAQAEKEGAKWVTISAAIEQEVSELEPEEAKAFLADLGETEPGLHRLIRTAYSMLGLINFFTAGEVECRAWTIRKGTKAPQAAGKIHTDMERGFIRAEIVSYEDLMECGSYAAAREKGLLRVEGKEYIVEDGDTVYFRFNV from the coding sequence ATGAGCACAAATTTGCAAATTGGTATTGTAGGTCTTCCGAATGTAGGTAAAAGTACTTTGTTTAATGCTATTACAAAAGCTGGGGCAGAAGCAGCAAACTTTCCGTTCTGCACTATTGAACCGAATGTAGGAGTTGTAGAAGTTCCCGATCATAGAATTTATGATTTATCCAAACTTTTTAATACAAAGAAAATCGTTCCGGCATTTACTCGTTTTGTTGATATTGCAGGTTTAGTATCAGGTGCATCTAAAGGAGAAGGATTAGGGAATCAATTTTTAAGTCATATTCGAGAAACAGATGCTATTGCACATGTAGTTCGTTGTTTTGAAAGTGATGATATTGTTCATGTAGAAGGATCTGTAGATCCGATTCGTGATATGGAAATTATCAACACGGAACTTTGTTTAGCAGATTTAGATAGTATAGAAAAAAAGAAAACAAAGACTGCTAAATTAGCACAAACAGGCAATAAAGAAGCTAAGGCGCTTCTTCCCACTTATGAAAAAGTGTTCAATGCATTGGCAGATGGAAAACCTGCAAGAGTGGTTGATTTAACAGATGAAGATAAAGAGCTTTTACAGGAATTAAATTTAATTACACTAAAGCCGGTTCTTTACGTATTAAATACAGCGGAAGATGATATAGCAGATCCGATGTCAAATTCTTTAGTACAAAAAGTTTCAGCACAAGCTGAAAAAGAAGGGGCCAAATGGGTAACTATTTCTGCTGCTATTGAGCAAGAAGTATCTGAATTGGAACCGGAAGAAGCCAAAGCGTTTCTTGCAGATTTAGGAGAAACAGAACCGGGACTTCATCGATTGATTCGTACTGCTTATTCTATGTTAGGTTTAATTAACTTTTTCACAGCTGGTGAAGTAGAATGTAGAGCATGGACTATTCGTAAAGGAACTAAAGCACCACAAGCTGCCGGTAAGATTCATACCGATATGGAACGTGGATTTATTCGAGCAGAAATTGTTTCTTATGAAGATCTTATGGAATGTGGCTCTTATGCAGCTGCCAGAGAAAAAGGATTGCTTCGTGTAGAAGGAAAAGAATATATAGTAGAAGATGGAGATACGGTATATTTTCGTTTTAATGTATAA